The Salmo salar chromosome ssa06, Ssal_v3.1, whole genome shotgun sequence genome window below encodes:
- the gcat gene encoding 2-amino-3-ketobutyrate coenzyme A ligase, mitochondrial codes for MPLRTAVRYLSAPIRDILRPSTTTSNRGCAAIAEARSVLEHELETIRTGGTWKGERVITSKQGPHINVDGSRGDILNFCANNYLGLSSHPQVVEAGIEALKKYGAGLSSVRFICGTQDIHKDLEQKLAQFHEREDCILYASCFDANAGLFEVLLGPDDAVLSDELNHASIIDGIRLCRAKRFRYKHMDLNDLETQLKESQSSRLRLVVTDGVFSMDGDMAPLKGICDLAEQYGAMVFIDECHATGFMGPRGRGTDELLGVMDRVHIVNSTLGKALGGAAGGYTVGPKPLIDLLRQRSRPYLFSNSLPPPVVGCATRAVELLLTSNEIAQSVGDKTMRFRNKMTDAGFTISGSDHPICPVMLGDARLASLMADDMLKLGVYVIGFSYPVVPKGKARIRVQISAAHTDQDIDRAVDAFIQTGRKHGVVS; via the exons ATGCCTCTTCGAACAGCTGTCCGTTATCTTAGTGCGCCAATAAGAGATATTTTGAGACCCTCAACTACCACCTCCAACCGGGGCTGTGCAGCTATCGCGGAGGCTAGATCGGTGCTGGAGCATGAACTTGAAACGATCCGAACTGGTGGAACGTGGAAAGGAGAAAGAGTAATCACGTCCAAGCAGGGTCCTCATATCAACGTGGATGGCAGTCGTGGCG aTATATTGAATTTCTGCGCAAACAACTATCTGGGCCTCTCCAGCCATCCCCAGGTAgtggaggcagggatagaggccTTGAAGAAGTATGGTGCTGGGCTGAGCTCAGTGAGATTCATCTGTGGCACACAG GATATTCACAAAGATCTGGAGCAGAAGCTGGCTCAGTTCCATGAGCGTGAGGACTGCATCCTATATGCCAGCTGTTTTGACGCCAACGCAGGGCTATTTGAG GTTCTGTTGGGCCCTGACGATGCAGTTCTTTCTGATGAGCTGAATCATGCCTCTATTATTGATGGGATCAGATTGTGTCGGGCCAAGAGGTTCAGATACAAACACATGGACCTGAATGACTTGGAGACCCAGCTGAAAGAGTCCCAG TCATCTCGTCTACGCCTCGTTGTCACGGATGGTGTGTTCTCCATGGATGGTGACATGGCTCCATTGAAGGGGATCTGTGACCTGGCAGAGCAGTATGGAGCCATGGTCTTCATTGACGAATGCCATGCTACAGGCTTCATGGGCCCACGAGGCAG AGGCACAGATGAGCTCCTGGGAGTGATGGACAGGGTTCACATTGTCAACTCTACTTTGGGAAAAGCACTGGGAGGTGCAGCTG GTGGGTACACAGTGGGTCCTAAACCTCTGATTGACCTGCTGAGGCAGCGCTCTCGTCCGTACCTCTTCTCCAACTCCCTACCCCCTCCCGTCGTGGGCTGCGCTACCCGGGCTGTCGAGCTGCTCCTCACTTCCAATGAGATTGCTCAGAGTGTCGGGGACAAAACCATGAG GTTCAGAAACAAAATGACCGATGCTGGGTTCACCATCTCGGGCTCTGACCACCCTATCTGTCCTGTGATGCTGGGGGATGCCAGACTAGCCTCTCTGATGGCTGATGACATGCTGAAACTAG GAGTGTATGTGATCGGGTTCTCCTACCCAGTGGTACCAAAGGGCAAAGCCAGAATCCGGGTCCAGATTTCAGCGGCCCACACTGACCAGGACATTGACCGCGCTGTGGATGCTTTcatacagacaggcaggaagCATGGAGTTGTGTCTTAA